In a single window of the Numenius arquata unplaced genomic scaffold, bNumArq3.hap1.1 HAP1_SCAFFOLD_257, whole genome shotgun sequence genome:
- the LOC141478103 gene encoding olfactory receptor 14A16-like, whose amino-acid sequence MSNGSSITQFLLLAFADRRELQLLHFWLFLGIYLAALLGNGLIITAVACDHHLHTPMYFFLLNLSVLDLGSISTTVPKAMSNSLWETRNISYWGCATQVLGFFFCAAAELYLLTVMSYDRYVAICKPLHYGTLLGSRACVHMAAAAWGGGFLHALLHTANTFLLPLCQGNALDQFFCEIPQILKLSCSHSYYREAGLLILSCFSSFVCFVFIVLSYVQIFRAVLRIPSEQGRHKAFSTCLPHLAVVSLYVSTGMFAYLKPPSISSPVPDLVVSVLYSVVPPAVNPLIYSMRNQELKDALWKLMTR is encoded by the coding sequence atGTCCAacggcagctccatcacccagttcctcctcctggcattcgcagacaggcgggagctgcagctcttgcacttctggctcttcctgggcatctacctggctgccctcctgggaaatggcctcatcatcaccgccgtagcctgtgaccaccacctccacacccccatgtacttcttcctcctcaacctctctgttcttgacctgggctccatctccaccacagTCCCCAAAGCCATGTCCAATTCCCTGTGGGAAACAAGGaacatctcctactggggatgtgctacacaggttttggggttttttttctgtgctgcagcagaactgtatcttctcaccgtcatgtcctacgaccgctacgttgccatctgcaaacccctgcactacgggaccctcctgggcagcagagcttgtgtccacatggcagcagctgcctggggcggtgggtttctccatgctctcctgcacacggccaatacatttttgcttcccctctgccagggcaatgctttggaccagttcttctgtgaaatcccccagatcctcaagctctcctgctcacactcctactaCAGGGAAGCTGGGCTTCTTATCTTaagttgtttttcatcttttgtttgttttgtgttcattgtgctgtcctatgtgcagatcttcagggccgtgctgaggatcccctctgagcaggggcggcacaaagccttttccacctgcctccctcacctggccgtggtgtCCCTGTATGTCAGCACTGgtatgtttgcctacctgaagcccccctccatctcctcaccAGTTCCAGACCTGGTGGTGTCagttctgtactcagtggtgcctccagctgtgaaccccctcatctacagcatgaggaaccaggagctcaaggatgccctgtggaaactgatgaccagatga